A window of Streptomyces puniciscabiei genomic DNA:
CCGACTGGCGAGAGCGACTTGAGCGCCACAGCCTCGGCTGGGTCTGCGCCTGGGAAGACGGCTCGCTGATCGGCTTCGTCAACGTGGCCTGGGACGGCGGAGTTCACGCCTTCGTCCTGGACACGGTGGTCGCCCAGCATCGCAAGCGGAGCGGTGTGGGAGGCGCGTTGGTTGCTGCTGCTGCTCACGAAGCTCGTGCCGCGAAGTGCGAGTGGCTCCACGTCGACTTCGAGGACCACCTTCGTTCGTTCTACTTCGACGCCTGCGGCTTCAAGGAGACGACAGCCGGACTGATCGCCCTGTAGCACGGTGGGCCAGGATGCACAGGGTCAGAAGCGGCACCGACAAGCCCTCGC
This region includes:
- a CDS encoding GNAT family N-acetyltransferase, which encodes MTIEYEWRGDFDNAALNALHADGFGHPVTQTDWRERLERHSLGWVCAWEDGSLIGFVNVAWDGGVHAFVLDTVVAQHRKRSGVGGALVAAAAHEARAAKCEWLHVDFEDHLRSFYFDACGFKETTAGLIAL